ctacgagtttaaacataaactaaaagttcaatttatatcctaaaggttcaattcatatccacaaaagttcaagtcatatcctaaaatttctatttatatcctaaaaattcaactcatatcctaaaagtttcaatttatatcctacaagttcaattcacaagaacaaaacctaaaaactaaaagttatattcatatcctacgagtttaaacataaactaaaagttcaagtcatatcctaaaggttcaatacatatgctaaaggttcaatttatttcctaaaagttcaactcatatcctaaaagtttcaattcatatcctaaaaagttcaagtcatacataaaagcttcaatttatatcctacaagttcaattcacaagaacaaaacctaaaaactaaaagttatattcatatcttacgagtttaaacataaactaaaacttcaagtcatatcctaaaggttcaatacatatcctaaaagttcaatttatttcctaaaagttcaactcatatcctaaaagtttcaactcatatcgtaaacagttcaagtcatacataaaagcttcaatttatatcgtacaagttcaattcacaagaacaaaacctaaaaactaaaagttcatcaattcttatcctacgagtttaaacataaactaaaagttcaatttatatcctaaaggttcaattcatatccacaaaagttcaagtcatatcctaaaatttctatttatatcctaaaaattcaactcatatcctaaaagtttcaattcatatcctaaaaattcaactcatatcctaaaagtttcaatttatatcatagatttctataaaccctagatttttataaaatgttaaataatgataaatacaacctaagccctaggtttctataaaatacaatgttaaataatcaattgaaacactagtcatttgaaactaattcatagctaataaacaaaacattataagcttacacaaaagatataaattgtaattataacctagaatttttaggaggtggagaaggaCAGAAACGCAGCAGCGGCAGAGGCGACGGCGACGGGGAGGCGGCAGCTGGGCGGTGGTCGTTGGTGGCGTGGGTGGGGCCTCTGGTGCTGGGAgttggaagggggggggggtttgagtgtgagagagaaaagagagattttgggaaatttttagaaagaatgggaggggatcccggttttgacactctggaattaaaaatagcgaccacagttggtcgctattttggtaggtaaatcagttttgaatttttagaaatagcgaccaaagttggtcgctatttctaaaaaaattatattactcttaattcaatttaaaattatatatatatgtagtataaatttaggattttaattcaatttaagctatatttatatatatatataatacaatttaaaattatgtacatatgtagtataaatttaggattttaattcaatttaagctatatatatatataatacaatttaaaattatgtacatatgtagtataaatttaggattttaattcaatttaagctatatatatatatatattcgatataatactacctaatacacttatacttagtgcatagtatatatatatatatatatatatatataagctatattcgatacattattacctaatacacttatacttagtgcatagtatagcgtaagtatataatatatatatatatatatatatatatatatatatatattatatataagctatattctatacagtatgacctaatacacttatactcagtgcatagtatagcgtaagtatatattatatatatatatataagctatattcgatataatactacctaatacacttatacttagtgcatagtatagcgtaagtatatatatatatatatataagctatattcgatacagtattacctaatacacttatacttagtgcatagtatagcgtaagtatatatatatattatatatatatatatatatatatactatattcgatacagtattacctaatactcttatacttagtgcatagtatagcgtaagtatatatatattatatatatataagctatattcgatacagtattacctaatagacttatactcattgcataatatagcgtaagtatatatatatatatatatattgagagagagagagaaagagagagagagagagagagagagagagacgcacgattcgtagtactattcatcccttgtattacaaaagtattaacgacttatatttatattatttagatagtaaatacaaaagtgatttttaattttgaccattgttgacctgaatagagaccaactttggtcgctatttattcaagaatttagtttagcgaccaaagttggtcgctatatttaaatcagatttaattatatttcatataatatttaaattaataatataattattaaaattgtatAACTGGGCCCCAtttaagcgaccaaagttggtcggtatctgCCTACCCTTTaagtagcgaccaacgttggtcgtcatttttatattatatatatttatactttataatttttttaaaataataatataattattaaaattttgtaggtgggtcccattttagcgaccaaccttggtcgctattttgtttcttttatttattttattatttttgctagtttagcgaccaactttggtcgctttttcccacacaccaattttggtcgctaaattttgatcgttttttccggatttctagtagtgtgcTTGGATAAAACCAGGGGATCTAGAATTTGAATTTTATAGGCCAAATAtattaaatatttgaaataatGGGTTcaaacttaatattttaaaaattttggtaatttcttatatatatttatttattttatatttcatgTCGAAAAAAATTAAATTTAGTTGAACTTGTCGAGTTTATGTTACATCCGTCACTAAGGTAAAATATAATTAATAGACTACAAAATCTTTATATGGTCAAAAGATCCACATAGTCATAAGCAGATATATTAGCATATATAGTACAAATATTTTTTCATCTCCTCCTCTTGAAGGTCATTGACTATGGTCCTATTTGACTGCTCGTTTCAACCTGGCCTTTTATAATTTCTTTCTCAATTCTCACCTTTAAGAAGTAGAAATACGTAATTGTTTTAGTAGTTAGGGATGACAATGGGCGAGTTTAGATAGTGTGCGGTGGTGCGGGTTTAGACATATGCTTGTAGAATAGAAATATTTAATACTCTGCGGGTGTGGGTGCAGTTTCAGGTTTTGAACCAGCCTTTCCTGAAAATATCCTCACACTTCTTCCATTAATTGTtttctccttttattttcttttatatatctTCATCAGAATCCCTGCATTATACAAATTTATGCCTGCACCCAATtctatccttttttttttatatattgatGATACTATTACCTATGGCAGAGATGTCAATGGTGCGGTTCggtcggttattttataaaatttgtaccatactattttttctgttattctattatatataaccaaaattagacttttcgaaatcATCCCAAttatgtcggtttctcttcggtaacGTTACGATTCGgttaattttcagtatttttttaAATTCATGTAAAACTCACCAGTaaaagtagaatgcaataacgtACATACTTTTATAGAACTTAGAAAAACTCTCTGGATAGTTTTACTATTTAAATGGTGATGAATTAAGAAAACATGAAAGATGATCaaagtatagatccatcaactattctacatctgcataaaaaaaattaaacaaagaCAAAGAAATGATAAATCATACGAGTAgaaagatattaaccaagttgggactcaagaataaagtctatagaagattaaatattcaaaaatataaatcaaAATCATACGAAACATATTCAATATATTATAATACATTATAGTTTGTTACTCATAATTGCTAGAATACTTTAtgtcttgctagtgaatatgctggaaataatttagtttcagtagaggtagcataataggtttgggAATTAGGATTTTGATTTTAATTAGTTGTTGGCTTGTAACCATtctcataattccaaggcccaaggaaaaatttaatgctttattatttttaaacttaatatataaatatatttttcacatgtaaacttattcggtacggttcggtaatACCCTAATTATCTGTACGGTtgtagatttatataaaaacttaccgtttttttaaaataaatctaAAAATCGATTCGGTAAATTACAGTTCGGTTGATTTAGTCAATTTTTAAATATTCATCGACACCCCTAACCTTATGGCTTACAAATCTTCAacagaacaaaaaaaaaaaaaaaatccgaagtCATACTGCAAGTACAGGCATCCATTGTTTGAAGAAAtaaatttattttggaatagCATATTGCATAGTTACTATTTTTCCTTAGATTTATGTTAATTGTAGACATTAACTTAAACTAATTTTTGTCAACTGTTGCAACTTCTGTTTTAATTTTGTGAAATAAACCAAACGAAGTTAGATTGTGTTAGTTTAACAGATTTATATATTGTGTCAACCACTGTGAAATTAAAAAAATCACATGAAAAATTCCAGCCCAACTTTAAATTCTTAACAAAATGAAAAATTCAgctaaaagataaaaaagaaataGAACTAACAAAATGAGACAAAAAAACACTTAATTATAAGCCCCGGGGAGGAGGGAAGGTTGGATGAGGGTGTGGGTGCGGGGAAGGTGAACGCGAGTCAAAATGTCATGCGAAATGGAGTGGGCCGGGTTTGAAATGTTGCAGGTTAAGATAAACTTTGCACCGCACAGACAGCTTGCCATCCCTGCAGTAGTAGGGGCGGATTTATAGTTTATTTTAAGGGGCACGTGAACCCATGAGCTTTTTGTCAAACTAAgtattttatgtacatatttgTTAGAATTGATTTAATATTATCTGTTGGTACTCATGCTCTAAAAAGACGAAATGGTGCAGTTGGTTAAatgctatttttttttatttaaaggaGCAGTGATTAATTCTCACTTAAATAACTTTCCTCTTTCTCTTTCCTTTAGTGGCATATTCATGTTGTAAAACTTCTAGATCCGCCCCTCTGCTGTGCACCTGCTATATTCGTTACATGATATGATGACAGCAAATTGAAGGAGAGTGGAAAATTTAAAAACTGTTAGTGGTTAGTCAGTTTAAATTCGAATATCAACAAACCCCAGATGTTGACATTTGCAATAACTGTCTTCTTTTTTCCCTGCCTTTTAGCTTCGTCAGTCATTACATCAGCCCCAATTGCCAACCAATAAGTGTTAGTTCTACGTATCATTTGAAGGATCTttctttcttcatttccttgtttGTTTGTATGTAGGAATAAAAGATTTTAGTTTGCTATGACATGGGGATTGATAAATTAGCTAAGGATGTTTAACTAAACGGGAAGAGTGGCAGAGGCAGGATTAACCCTAAGGGGTTCAAAAatgaaaaaagttaaaaaattgtAATTAGTGGGAATAGAATTAATGACCTTACAAAAGTTTTGAACTCCTTGACCACTAATTTATGCTTTTAAACTATATTAAGGagattcaaaacataatatatatatatatagataaaaaTAGATtatgccttatatatacagtgtaatttttcagCGAAAGGGGTTCGGGTGAACAACCTTccgccccctaaatccgccccgaTGGGAAGGCTAATATTTGATCGACATTTAACAACTTAATTCAGATGTAGTTAGAGCTAGCTAGTTATATAAATTATATCTCTTCATTATATTCTATTCACCGTTGTATTCGTTTTAGAAAATTTTGGATCATGAAATATCGTCCGAGATAGAAAAGCATTTTCTAAAGAAGGCATATTAGTCTGTGAAATTAAAGGAATAGCTAAGTGATTTTGTAATAGTCGGAAAAGATAGTGATCAAAAGGGAGAGAGGCACATGGGAATCTGTATtatgtgtgttatgagaaaattTTATTtggtgtctcatacaactgacactagttgtatgaggcaaCCTTTTTGTCTCATAGCTTTGTGGACTCAAATTTTTGTGGACCCAAAAATATAAGATTGGgatccacaaatttgtgagacaaaaaggaacCTCATACAACTAGcgtaagttgtatgagacacaaaataaaacttgtcTGTGTTATGACTTCTTCTGCATGAAAACAGCTGAATGCGTACTGATCCTGCTCTTCATTGTGTCACTTCCTGACTTTATTGTTATTTTACGTGCACTCTCTGTTCTCTTATATATGTCCATCTCTCACTCAACTACTTTTCTATACCGCAAAAGTTAACTAGGGTTAAATTTGAATGATGGTCACTCAATTTTTGCATTGCACAATAACAAGTcattcaaatttatcaaaatattAGAGAAAGACATTAAACTATTTTTTTAAGCTAAAAAATTACTCAATTTTACTCAAGTATCACAAAATTCAATCAACCCATGCCactaagtaggcgtttggacataagaattgtaaaattttgaaaaaaaatgaaaaaaattcaagtgaaaattatatttgaaaattagagttgtgttagGACATgaataattttgggttgtttttgaatttttgtgattGATCTgagtaaaaattttgaaaaataattttttggggtttttaaaattttcgaagaatttcaaaattcatcttaAAGTGAAAACTAAAATTTTTATGTCTAAACATTGATttcgaaataaaaataaaaaaaaattgaaaaaaaaaattcatggcCAAATGGGCTCTAAATTACTCCTTTGTGATTAAAACCATTGAAGAGCAGGCGAGGGACAGGTAACATCTAACACATAGGAAAAGTTCACATCACTTTTTGTAGTGCTGTACATTTGTGGGTGATACTTTCGACTTGTGGGTGTTCCACTGGGATCCTCTTAAAGTAAATAAGCAAATAGTACTTCCTTAACCCTATCCTATTTTACATGCCTCAATACTATTTGTTCAACTCGAAATTATTACCCTTGAAGTAACTATAGGGGTCCCCACTTGAATGGAAGGATTTGGTCCTATAAATTTTAAACTCGTAAATGCAAATCCTCTACACCTATTTTCTTATAATAACTGAAAGAAATTTAGTTGAAATTCAAACTCATCTCACAATATCATTTCAACTATATATGTGtcaccagtacaattcaaatgacCCTTGAAATTTGAAATGACTCCATCCAAATGCACCCGTCCCTCAGTGAAATTCAGTAATGGACAAGAAACTTTACCAACTGAAAACCACATTTACACATCCTATCAAAACACAAAAGTAATGAAGAAATATCGGTTTCCTGGCTATTCTACATAAAACATACTTATATGACAAGAAAGACAAGTTTCATCATTCATTCAAATGAAGTTTTTATTTAGTGAAATGGAGCGAACTTCCGAGATTTCTCCAGGTCAAATTAAATTATAAATTGCACAATCAAAATACATTTTGTCTTGGCAGATATAAATAAGAAAAGCTCCGGATATTAGGTCAGAAAGTCACATGTGTGTAATGTGCGAAGGCCCCATTTACTAAAGTTGAGTGCACAAGGACaagaagtcacatgaagtgctgctgctgctgctcataAATTCATTTGTCTTAGTTTGCAACTTTACGCCCCCAGCATGTACGTACTAACTACTTACTACATTGAGAGTGCCTAATCTATGGTACAAAATACAAATTTTATCTTCTTGGCTTGTCATCGTCACCAAAAATGACAATTCAGTTACTACCTGAGTCATGGATGTGTCGTCTTCATACGCATAGATAGCACTATCTCACTCTCCGATTAGCTTAAATTTGATTAAAAACCAAAAAGAACTCTAGCTTTAATATTGACAcccaaaaaaaaatcagaatccAACCATAGATGTTTGCATTGAATAACACCAAAAAGCTATATATTGCATTGCACTTCTAGTAGATTATACTGTATTACACAACAATGCTTCCAATACTTATAGTGGATATATAATTACCATTTATCAGTAATTATGCATCAACAAATTTagctatacatatatatatacatgacgACCTAGGGGGCGAGCTAGGTTATGGGAAAACCACACTTGAGAATTGAAATTTGAACCTCTGTaacttaaaataatttttaatccCTTTTGACTCTACTAGAATTTTTTCTTATGTCAAAGAAATTAATTGCTTTTATCAGAAttgaaattaattttttaatcaCCATTTATCAGAATTTTTTCttgtataaattgcttatatatatatatataatttattttaaccTTATTTGCGTACTATAATTTTCAACCAAACAGATTCAATTGAACTCATTCCTTCCTTCTAGCTTTGCCACTGGGGGCTTAACCTTCTAATTAAAATCAATCAGCTAACTCTAAATTCCAAAACCAACTAAGATAGACTACATTGTCAAAAACTAAACAAAATTATCAGTCGTCATAAAACTGATAATCCAATTAATGTTTTCCCATAACTTGAAAGTTGAAAGGTAGAAGAAATATATGTAACAGAGGAATAATATTCATAGTAAGAGAGAAGAAACTAAttagaaagcaaaaaaaaaaaaaaaattaaaaatttcaaCTAGGAGGAGGCCGGTTGGAGCTGAGATGATCTAGAGGAGGAGGAGCAGTAGAAGAAGAGCCAGAAAGGAGGTTAGCTAGAGCACTCATGGCTCGAACTTGCATCTCAAGAGCTGCTATGTAATCACTGGCTTCTTCTAGAATCACCGGCACCGGTTGTTTCCTGCAACCAGGTACAAGCCGTCCCAATACTCGAGCTTTCTTCTGGAAAGCCGGCAAATTCTTCGTTTTCAGCTTCAATATCCCCACTCTCGGCTTCTTAGGTAACCGGCTACTGGTACAAGAACCTGCCGCCATTAATTTCTGCCGCTTCGAGTGCTTCTTCATGAACTTGAGCTTGAGCCGGTTTGTAAGTATAGCTCGGCTCCACCTTGTTCGTCCTTTAGCAGTAACCGCAAGGACTCTGTCAGCCACTTCCCGTACGGCTCGGCCGCCTTTTGGCGCCGGCACCGAACGAGTCGTTGTCGCCGGCGGTGAACTGATTCGCACTTCACGGAGTGCTTTCAGTAGCTTTGAAGAGTAAACTTGCTGTTGAGCTTGTGTTTTCCATTCAGTCGGATTCTCGCTGTTATTGGCATTCgtgttgttttgagttttatttttcaagcttttcttattctttttcccCCTCAATATAACTCTGTCAGAGGACGCTATAGTATTCGAGATCGGCGCTGAAGACATCTCTATAACCATTGATTCCATCAGATTCAGTAGTTAAAAATGGAATCAAATTTAGAACCGAATCAGATCGAATCACTCTGACGAAGAAGACGATGACCTGTAGATTCAGTCACATGAATAGACAGATAAGAAAGGAAGGCACTCAAACCAAttcatatttaataaaaaaaaaaaagattctgaAGATAATAAGAATGAATCAACAAAATTCTGAGTCGGATTCGAAATTAGCAGGTAAATTAAACACCAATAATTAGGATTAACACAAAAAAATGATATGATAAAGCAAGAGATCAATTGTTAAATGCATTTTAACGATATGTAAAAGAAGTATGAAGCACTGATTATTACCTGAGGATAAAGGAGGAGGGAGATTATTTCTTCAGAGTTCTTCTGATTGATCAAATAGGAGAGATGATAATTCGGAGGAGTGGAGGGAGGGGAAGATGAAGGGTGATGGGCTAATTAAGGGGAATCACGGCAAGGAACGCATTGGACCTCTTTAAAAAGAAGCACCAAGACATGTATGGGGATTGGgggtcctttttctttttttttttaattttaattttttcttttcacacagCTAATCCGGAAATAATTGTCTCTGAATAACTTTATATTTTTCCATTCAATTTAATTGAGCATGACGTTTACCAATATATAGAAGATTTTTGAATCTTATAATTTTAAGTTAAATATATTAGTAATATATTTTGAATCTTGTTATTTTGAACATATATGCCATTATTAAGGAACGTCGGTACAAATAAAATGAAATGCTagaataaaaattaattaaatataaAAGGTGATAGTATTCCTTTTGAAAtagctttaaaaaataataagatgTATAAATTAAATCGAAGGAAGTAGTTAATTGAGAAGTAGTTTGTCTATGTGACTAAATAAGCAGTTTAACACTAGTTTAATAAAAGGAGAGCTACAATAATTGCAAGAGTAGCATTAATATAACTAAAAGTTAATACCTTTTTTTTAAAACTGTCATTTTGGGTACGGGTAAAATCAGGAATAATGTTACCCTCGATTTTCCAGTAAAGAAACGGGAAGCATGATCTGATGCAACCTCGAGCAAAGTCGAAGGGTCCCTCGTTTTGGAGCCGTAATATTCACCCTCAACCGGATATTATGGCGTAAATCCCGTCACATATCGACTGTAGATCGACATTTCACCAAAAGAGAAGATTTTTATCTTATTTAGACTTGTACTGGAATTGAAATTCTCCTATTATACAAAGGGGAGAACTTTTTCATTTTAAACCACTGTTGGCACGcatatcaaaataataaaatttatttCTCTTCTGGCTATTGTTAAAAGCGTTCTTCTGTTACTCATTTCTTTAGTTGCAACTGAGCCCATATCGAGGGCCCGATCGGAGCCAGTTTTTAATGTTCAACTTAAAGCCATGCTTGATTCTTACATTGCGTTTGGTTTGATCATTTTATCtctctttaatttaattatttattgttCTTAGATCATTCATGTTAAATTAAATCGCGTGTCCTTCAAATcacgtacaaatttaattgttactcatattttaagggtaaacaggtTGGGCTCCACTGTGGGAAAAAGGATAACAGTGGTGATTTAATACGAATCTCCATAATGCACCCTATTTTACACTTGGTTCTTTGATGTTTGATTTCAGGTTAACCTAAGAATGTCAAATTCTCAGTCTGCTCACTTGATCGGTTTAGACCCCTTGGCTTTTTATATACATTTAATTGAAGTTGCCCTATCATGTTATATCCTCCATTGTTAAATTTAGTCTTACATGCTTTAATTGAAGTCGTTAGTACATGTTCTATCTTTTATTATCGAATATACTCTTATATgttttaattgaagttgttgtcACTTTTATTGCCATGTTACCTctttcattgttgagttattcttaTTTGAAGTCATTATTACATGTTATCTCTTGTATTATTGAGCTTATTCTTCTGTTTTATTGTGTTGTTTTAATTCTCGTGTTAATTTACTTGTCGTACTCTCATGTTATTGTTGTCATTGTACTCAGTGTTATTGAACCTTGGGATACGCGTGATTGTGGTATTGAAATTATTGTTATGCAAATGTGGTGGTATATGGACACGTGTGATGCGAGTTGTtattgtaacgactcgaccggtcattACAATATTCCTTACATGTTTCATTCCCATTGTCATTAGTGTTATTATATTATTAAACTTTTGCCCTGTTCTTACTAttttcagtagggccctgacctaacctcgtcactactctaccgaggttatgTTTGGAACTTACTAGGTactattgtggtgtactcatactacgcttttgCACATcttttttgtacagatccagacACTTCCTACCAGACCAGGATCAGTAAGCTAGTTGTAcgcggagacttcaaggtatatatgCCAGCGTCCGCAAACCTCAGAGTCCCCCTCTATCTTTACTATATTGTTTCTTTATCCTCGTTAGACTCTGATGTATAGAGCTATTTAGAATTTCTTCCAagagcttgtgacttgtattTCATCGGGTTTTGGGAATTTCTATATGCACTAAGTTGTTGAGTTTTaagagtttttatttttattttatttatcccgcatgttgataggcttacctagtcttagagactaggtgccgtcacgatatcCTCCGgagggaaatttgggtcgtgacatttcccCTGCTATAGATTATCAGTTGCATTTAATTTTTCATTTACATCTGCATAGAACATTATATTAAGCTCTCATAATTTATTTATTGGTGATTCATACTGCTAGTATAACATGATTTAATGCTTAACATTTAAATTTCGGGAAGCCTATCCAAAATGTTTTGAGGAATGACGTTAAAGTCAACCCGATTCCGAGGATAGTAGCTCGACTCAAGTATCACTCAATGATGTATCTTCAATATGGACGCAGTTGGTTGGTGGCACAAAGAAAGGTAGAACCTACGGTCTTGGATCGCAATATTCAATAGGTCATTCTATGACATTATTGTCTAGTGATGCATGATATTCGCAGAATCACGAATAGGTGGAAGAATTACGAAAAGAAGTTGAAGAGATGaaggaggaaaggaaagaagATTGCGCAAATTTTAATAAATTGCAGAATCTAGTGGAGAAACTTATGAGCATGCGTCAATTTCATGGAGAGGATGACAAGGATACTGAGTTCTAGTTTGTTGTGGTTGTGATATTTGAGACATTATTATTTGTTTTGGTTGGATGTTTAGACTTGGTAATGTTTACACTTGACTATGATTGTAATGTTTTAGACTAGATTGAATGGTGCTTGAATGTTTAACTT
This genomic stretch from Nicotiana sylvestris chromosome 9, ASM39365v2, whole genome shotgun sequence harbors:
- the LOC104249926 gene encoding transcription factor bHLH148-like, producing the protein MESMVIEMSSAPISNTIASSDRVILRGKKNKKSLKNKTQNNTNANNSENPTEWKTQAQQQVYSSKLLKALREVRISSPPATTTRSVPAPKGGRAVREVADRVLAVTAKGRTRWSRAILTNRLKLKFMKKHSKRQKLMAAGSCTSSRLPKKPRVGILKLKTKNLPAFQKKARVLGRLVPGCRKQPVPVILEEASDYIAALEMQVRAMSALANLLSGSSSTAPPPLDHLSSNRPPPS